A genomic region of Arachis stenosperma cultivar V10309 chromosome 9, arast.V10309.gnm1.PFL2, whole genome shotgun sequence contains the following coding sequences:
- the LOC130951981 gene encoding uncharacterized protein LOC130951981 yields the protein MASPFGWYGPLIDLREASSHIADFVQLLVFVHRSFPVHYKSSKSGDLIRTDIQVGDDTMPYFGVALWQNQMASKIAAGDLVLLQNMKIVKYGDVVEARTVQWSSLLCLVHPYESLISKGVEELMTGCRVGATAKDKLRSVVMWVQQYRSTICNIKLWSDQVLASPSKQLYLFKNWEVLQEKLPQNCSSLMEVSQQKTCCKVRVCASTAEIIPLVTPRSLGNTKKDNIFVSERLCKTKDKSLVDDLLCIGCRLCGLPLNSEFEKNATSLICSKSSSCLHTVALIYRPFMLYVWDESDYMPVLVRNKAAEILFGNIKAEKVYLSYREQMLKNVAGPQNKFKDAAARLAGNMRISGEGHSTTNVSDASERLPLEEKHLPVKIFNIYDVWLIILKLLLRQGNNSPLKFEILVDPRLNVDNGRFEMIFASMPCFGPK from the exons ATGGCATCACCCTTTGGATGGTACGGTCCTCTCATAGACCTCCGCGAAGCCTCTTCTCACATCGCCGATTTCGTTCAGCTTCTTGTTTTCGTTCACCGCTCCTTCCCCGTACACTACAAATCCTCCAAATCCGGCGACCTTATACGAACCGACATTCAAGTCGGCGACGATACGATGCCGTATTTCGGAGTCGCTCTCTGGCAGAACCAAATGGCTTCCAAGATCGCCGCTGGAGATCTTGTTTTGCTACAGA ATATGAAGATTGTAAAATATGGCGATGTTGTTGAGGCCAGAACCGTTCAGTGGTCTTCGCTGCTGTGCTTGGTTCACCCTTATGAATCACTTATTTCCAAGG GTGTAGAAGAGTTGATGACAGGTTGCCGTGTTGGGGCAACAGCAAAAGATAAGCTCAGGAGTGTCGTTATGTGGGTGCAGCAGTATCGATCGACTATCTGTAACATCAAGCTGTGGTCCGATCAAGTACTTGCGTCACCCTCAAAG CAATTATATCTGTTTAAAAATTGGGAAGTGCTTCAGGAGAAACTGCCTCAGAATTGCTCTTCACTTATGGAAGTCTCTCAGCAGAAAACATGCTGCAAAGTAAGAGTCTGTGCATCTACTGCTGAAATTATTCCACTAGTGACACCAAGGAGTCTTGGTAATACCAAGAAAGATAATATTTTCGTTAGCGAGAGACTTTGCAAAACTAAGGATAAAAGCTTAGTAGATGATCTCTTATGCATTGGCTGCCGGCTATGTGGTTTACCCTTAAATTCCGA ATTTGAGAAAAATGCTACTTCACTAATCTGTTCAAAAAGTTCAAGCTGCCTTCATACAGTGGCCTTGATATATAGACCTTTCATG CTATATGTGTGGGATGAATCAGATTACATGCCAGTTCTTGTTAGGAACAAAGCTGCAGAGATCTTGTTTGGGAACATCAAGGCTGAAAAGGTGTATCTGAGTTATAGAGAACAAATGCTCAAAAATGTTGCTGGTCCTCAGAATAAATTCAAGGATGCTGCTGCAAGACTTGCTGGTAACATGAGAATTTCTGGGGAAGGACACTCGACCACTAATGTGTCTGATGCGAGTGAAAGGTTGCCATTGGAGGAAAAGCATCTTCCTGTTAAAATATTCAACATTTATGATGTCTGGTTAATCATTCTTAAACTGTTGTTGCGTCAAGGAAATAACAGTCCGCTAAAATTTGAGATCCTTGTTGACCCCCGCTTAAACGTTGATAATGGGAGATTTGAAATGATTTTTGCATCAATGCCATGTTTTGGACCCAAGTGA